In one Candidatus Omnitrophota bacterium genomic region, the following are encoded:
- a CDS encoding lipid-binding SYLF domain-containing protein: protein MKKVFFYAAVLVVISVLLVFPNEAFCSNREKLVTKLDSSITVIDEMMQMPEGCIPTQMFSDCTGIAIFPTVLKGGFIWGGRYGQGVILHHDRKTGKWGPPAFFTVGGVSWGLQIGGQAIDLILVFSGEEAVDGLLRGKLSLGADAAVAAGPIGRDAEMSGDVMLKTGIFSYSRTKGLFAGVALKGAIITPNNDSNRIFYGKDVTPRDILLSGKVTPPAEAEKLMNLLGKYSYK, encoded by the coding sequence ATGAAGAAAGTATTTTTTTATGCAGCAGTGCTTGTTGTGATCTCAGTGCTGCTGGTTTTTCCCAACGAGGCTTTTTGCTCGAACCGGGAAAAATTAGTGACAAAGCTTGATAGCTCGATCACTGTTATTGACGAAATGATGCAGATGCCCGAAGGTTGTATACCTACACAAATGTTTTCCGATTGCACAGGAATAGCTATTTTTCCCACTGTGCTTAAAGGCGGCTTTATCTGGGGAGGAAGATATGGCCAAGGGGTTATATTACACCATGACCGGAAAACAGGTAAGTGGGGTCCGCCGGCCTTTTTCACGGTCGGAGGAGTAAGCTGGGGCCTTCAAATAGGAGGACAGGCGATAGATCTAATTTTGGTATTTAGCGGCGAAGAAGCTGTTGATGGTCTTCTTCGGGGCAAGCTTTCACTTGGCGCAGATGCCGCGGTTGCTGCAGGTCCGATAGGAAGAGATGCAGAGATGAGCGGTGATGTCATGCTTAAGACAGGAATTTTTTCTTACTCAAGAACAAAAGGTCTGTTTGCGGGTGTGGCGCTAAAAGGAGCAATAATAACGCCTAACAATGACTCTAATCGGATTTTTTATGGTAAGGATGTTACTCCCAGAGATATCTTGTTAAGCGGAAAGGTAACA